Proteins encoded in a region of the Streptomyces violaceoruber genome:
- a CDS encoding respiratory nitrate reductase subunit gamma, whose amino-acid sequence MLALPAGGGYDYRGTVSVWFGGLFALGPRPEAIADAPLLFRPHAPSACPLFAARPFTRLVHVWSAPVGYLVRPPIRSTGAAPPPHGPHGPARRPGGGPVTTTG is encoded by the coding sequence GTGCTGGCACTTCCCGCCGGCGGCGGATACGACTACCGGGGCACGGTGTCGGTCTGGTTCGGCGGCCTGTTCGCGCTCGGGCCCCGGCCGGAGGCGATCGCCGACGCCCCGCTGCTCTTCCGGCCGCACGCGCCGAGCGCCTGCCCGCTCTTCGCCGCCCGGCCGTTCACCCGGCTGGTGCACGTCTGGAGCGCACCGGTCGGATACCTGGTCCGCCCCCCTATTCGGTCCACCGGCGCCGCGCCACCCCCGCACGGGCCTCACGGACCCGCTCGACGACCGGGAGGTGGTCCGGTGACGACGACGGGCTAG